In Chitinivorax sp. PXF-14, the following are encoded in one genomic region:
- a CDS encoding glycosyltransferase: MKKTALIYALWEKNLPALTRYLAGKPRVILIPDYLASKTVVDAIVAAGSEARLLPMQGLASDAGFAAPLLAQLEGPVGASLCEVAGLPAGALAVLSSEAGRDLPVVYQWLSLLEQAMLEYDIEITLVNEDVLRDSKLLALWSRRHEIPILQVAHGTGLGRDYIGEDNHSDDIAVFSRRSAEFFIDLGVAPQRLHPIGNPAWDAYPELLRQRDSVRQQLAAQHGIDPKARWLVFGTSWNAYLSALDQRDFGEQADMACRALAELLRGGVSDTLLIIKDRVVGDTPDVRRQRLAGIAHRHGVSEQVHYAMDDARNWVAAADVMISLDSNLSIEAILADVPAVNLVSDFGAIAGGGFGADDGVLSVEPGELGAALGKLIGDPAYRQALLEQARSRRDYFNQGNDGRAAERLAVLIEQKARHVAVQSAQQYVWQQYLDVEEIDATAYHGGARADLVEMFSNNPKIVLDIGCAAGGTGELLKRKYPKCQVWGVETNRAAAKVAAERLDRVLVGKFEEFDLEREGIAKGTLDGVILADVLEHMYNPWAVMVALQPYLSITAQVIISIPNVRNLKLMEDLAAGFWRYDAAGLLDITHIRFFTLKEFRRFLHETGYHVNSLRYGIDQRLAAFFQANKQHDKLNVELGRMTLADVGKDELMELCSLQFYINAGVGALNDDIRPYHANNPYIEYLQRCRLQEAEARQYDKLLAEWTDRAKVAVAIYLPQGADDRLTATVKSLGAQLYQEISLWVLSPLPAPQGVPLGDRFHWLQVNGALSGGLRVVAQQSDADWLAWLTAGDQLEPQALLQLVENIRRHPEWQFIYTDEDMIVADGESGQPVFKPDFDPQYLLSSPYLGGLCAVRRSSLLALVTAELAGAEHVELALQCWQQWGKTAVGHLPAVLYHRHPEGWQPLADQLAAAHRAGNRALARTGLPATLEAGWNAASFRWHWQGQRPGMVSLLIAVRDDLPRLQRCIEGLLAHTGYPEFEILLLDNGSNDSAALAFLQGLDAMGDPRIRVFRYEARASLPELHNLLAREARGQVLGFMHFDCLPLDGEWLDKLLGELQRPGVAAVAPRLLNGQGKIHGGGLILGIDGGYAPAFAGLSHDDAGPLGRAHVAQSFSALSGGMLLIRREQFEQLGGFAPGYGVAAEVDLGLRLGEAGLSLLWTPYVSMMCEGIAGSLDWAETGRQLPADRVGLDDNAAGIEPLLERWLPKFARDPAYNPNLASVGQPFVQEHRPVLQRQPLGWKPLPRVLVHPADTTGCGFYRMLQPADMMKRLNLAETLVGFDLLHPSDRLRLAPDSIVFQRQIYENQVKRMRDTRKILKPFMVYELDDLITNVPVKSLHRGEIPADTVRWLREAIGLCDRFIVSTEPLAHAMRGYNDDIRVVPNRIDGDRWRSLKVPRAQGKKPRVGWAGSVSHSGDLELIVDVVKELADEVDWVFLGMCPEFLRPYVCEFLPGVPVDQYPAKLASLGLDLALAPLELNAFNESKSNLKLLEYGVLGYPVICTDIVPYQCDLPVTRVKNRFRDWVGAIREHLADRNALAQRGMVLKQAVEHSWLLEDHCADWLKAWLP; the protein is encoded by the coding sequence ATGAAAAAGACCGCACTGATCTATGCGCTGTGGGAAAAGAATCTGCCTGCGCTGACCCGCTATCTGGCCGGCAAGCCTCGTGTCATCCTGATCCCGGATTATCTGGCCAGCAAGACGGTCGTTGACGCCATCGTCGCCGCCGGCTCGGAGGCTCGTTTGCTGCCCATGCAGGGGCTTGCCAGCGATGCGGGTTTTGCCGCCCCGCTGTTGGCGCAACTGGAGGGGCCGGTCGGCGCGTCGCTGTGCGAAGTGGCTGGACTGCCCGCTGGTGCCCTGGCGGTGCTGAGCAGCGAAGCCGGGCGCGATCTGCCCGTGGTTTACCAATGGTTGAGCCTGCTTGAGCAGGCGATGCTCGAATACGACATCGAGATCACGCTGGTCAACGAGGATGTCCTGCGCGACAGCAAGCTGCTCGCGCTGTGGTCGCGTCGTCATGAGATCCCCATCCTGCAGGTCGCGCATGGCACCGGCCTGGGCCGAGACTATATCGGCGAGGACAACCATTCTGACGACATCGCGGTATTCAGCCGCCGCAGCGCGGAGTTCTTCATCGACCTGGGCGTGGCGCCACAACGCCTGCACCCGATCGGCAACCCGGCCTGGGACGCGTATCCGGAGCTGCTCCGGCAACGCGACAGCGTACGCCAGCAACTGGCGGCCCAACACGGCATTGATCCCAAGGCGCGCTGGCTGGTGTTCGGGACGAGCTGGAATGCCTACCTGAGTGCCCTGGATCAGCGCGATTTCGGCGAGCAGGCCGACATGGCCTGCCGCGCCTTGGCCGAGCTGCTGCGGGGCGGGGTGTCGGACACCCTGCTCATCATCAAGGACCGTGTCGTCGGCGACACGCCGGATGTGCGCCGGCAACGGCTGGCCGGTATTGCACACCGTCACGGGGTGTCCGAACAGGTCCACTACGCGATGGATGACGCCCGTAACTGGGTGGCTGCTGCCGACGTGATGATTTCGCTGGATTCCAATCTGTCGATCGAGGCCATCCTGGCGGATGTCCCGGCCGTCAATCTGGTCAGTGATTTCGGCGCGATCGCCGGCGGTGGTTTCGGTGCGGACGACGGCGTACTGTCGGTCGAGCCCGGCGAGCTGGGGGCCGCGCTGGGCAAGCTCATCGGCGATCCGGCATACAGGCAGGCGTTGCTGGAGCAGGCGCGCAGCCGCCGCGACTACTTCAACCAGGGCAACGATGGCCGGGCCGCGGAACGCCTGGCTGTGCTGATCGAGCAAAAGGCCCGCCATGTTGCGGTCCAATCCGCCCAGCAATATGTGTGGCAACAGTACCTCGACGTCGAGGAAATCGATGCGACGGCCTACCACGGCGGCGCCCGTGCCGACCTGGTGGAAATGTTCAGCAACAACCCGAAGATCGTGCTCGACATCGGCTGCGCCGCCGGCGGGACGGGCGAGTTGCTGAAGCGGAAATACCCGAAATGCCAGGTGTGGGGAGTGGAGACCAACCGTGCTGCCGCCAAAGTGGCCGCCGAGCGCCTGGACCGGGTACTGGTCGGCAAGTTCGAGGAATTTGATCTGGAGCGCGAAGGCATCGCCAAGGGCACGCTCGATGGCGTGATCCTGGCCGATGTGCTGGAGCACATGTACAACCCGTGGGCGGTCATGGTGGCGTTGCAGCCTTACCTGTCGATCACCGCGCAGGTCATCATCAGCATTCCCAATGTGCGCAACCTCAAGCTGATGGAGGACCTCGCCGCCGGCTTCTGGCGCTACGATGCGGCCGGCTTGCTCGACATCACCCATATCCGCTTCTTCACGCTCAAGGAATTCCGCCGCTTCCTGCACGAGACCGGCTACCACGTCAATTCCCTGCGTTATGGCATCGACCAGCGGCTGGCGGCCTTTTTCCAGGCCAACAAGCAGCACGACAAGCTCAATGTCGAACTCGGGCGCATGACGCTTGCCGACGTAGGCAAGGACGAGTTGATGGAGCTGTGCTCGCTGCAGTTCTATATCAATGCCGGGGTGGGGGCGCTCAATGACGATATCCGGCCGTATCACGCGAACAACCCTTATATCGAGTACCTGCAGCGCTGCCGCCTGCAGGAGGCCGAGGCCAGACAGTACGACAAGTTGCTGGCGGAGTGGACGGATCGCGCCAAGGTGGCCGTCGCCATCTATCTGCCGCAGGGGGCCGACGACAGGCTGACCGCCACCGTCAAGAGCCTCGGGGCACAGCTGTACCAGGAGATTTCGCTGTGGGTGCTGTCGCCGCTGCCGGCACCGCAAGGCGTGCCGCTGGGGGACCGTTTCCACTGGCTACAGGTGAATGGCGCGCTGTCGGGCGGCTTGCGGGTAGTGGCGCAGCAGAGCGATGCCGACTGGCTGGCGTGGCTGACCGCGGGTGATCAACTCGAGCCGCAGGCGCTGCTGCAGCTGGTCGAAAACATCCGCCGTCACCCGGAATGGCAGTTCATCTATACCGACGAAGACATGATCGTGGCCGATGGCGAATCCGGCCAGCCGGTGTTCAAGCCCGATTTCGATCCGCAGTACCTGTTGTCTTCGCCTTACCTGGGCGGCCTGTGCGCCGTCCGCCGCAGCAGCCTGCTGGCGCTCGTTACTGCCGAGCTGGCCGGGGCGGAGCACGTCGAGCTGGCGCTGCAATGCTGGCAGCAGTGGGGCAAGACGGCGGTTGGGCATCTGCCTGCGGTGCTTTACCACCGTCACCCCGAAGGGTGGCAGCCGCTTGCCGATCAGCTTGCCGCCGCCCACCGCGCCGGCAATAGGGCGCTGGCGCGTACTGGCCTGCCGGCCACGCTGGAGGCCGGCTGGAACGCCGCCAGCTTCCGTTGGCATTGGCAAGGCCAGCGTCCCGGCATGGTGTCGCTGCTGATCGCGGTGCGGGACGACCTGCCGCGCTTGCAGCGCTGCATCGAGGGCCTGCTGGCGCACACCGGCTATCCCGAATTTGAAATCCTGCTGCTCGACAACGGCAGCAACGATTCGGCGGCACTGGCCTTCCTGCAAGGGCTCGATGCAATGGGGGACCCGCGCATCCGCGTGTTCCGCTATGAGGCGCGGGCATCGTTGCCGGAGCTGCATAACCTGCTCGCCAGGGAAGCACGCGGCCAAGTGCTGGGCTTCATGCACTTCGATTGCCTGCCGCTCGACGGCGAATGGCTCGACAAGCTGCTGGGCGAGCTGCAGCGCCCCGGTGTGGCCGCCGTTGCCCCGCGCTTGCTGAACGGGCAGGGCAAGATTCATGGCGGCGGTTTGATTCTTGGCATCGACGGTGGCTATGCCCCGGCCTTTGCCGGGCTGTCGCATGATGATGCAGGCCCCTTGGGCCGCGCACATGTTGCCCAGTCGTTCTCGGCCTTGTCTGGCGGCATGTTGTTGATTCGCCGCGAGCAGTTCGAACAGCTGGGCGGCTTTGCGCCAGGCTATGGCGTCGCGGCTGAAGTCGATCTTGGCTTGCGCCTGGGAGAGGCCGGGCTGTCGCTGCTGTGGACGCCATACGTCAGCATGATGTGCGAAGGCATCGCGGGCAGCCTGGACTGGGCCGAAACCGGTCGGCAGCTGCCGGCGGACAGGGTCGGCCTTGACGACAACGCGGCGGGAATCGAGCCGCTACTTGAGCGCTGGCTGCCGAAATTCGCGCGGGACCCGGCATACAACCCGAATTTGGCGTCTGTCGGCCAGCCGTTCGTGCAAGAGCATCGCCCCGTGTTGCAACGCCAGCCGCTGGGCTGGAAACCGCTGCCGCGGGTGCTGGTGCACCCTGCCGACACGACCGGCTGCGGTTTCTATCGCATGCTGCAGCCGGCAGACATGATGAAGCGCCTTAACCTGGCGGAAACACTCGTCGGCTTCGACCTCCTGCATCCTTCCGATCGCCTGCGACTGGCGCCTGATTCCATCGTGTTCCAGCGCCAGATCTACGAGAACCAGGTCAAGCGGATGCGCGATACGCGCAAGATACTGAAACCGTTCATGGTCTACGAACTCGACGACCTGATTACCAATGTCCCGGTCAAGAGCCTGCACAGAGGCGAGATTCCGGCCGACACGGTCAGGTGGCTGCGCGAGGCAATCGGCCTGTGCGACCGCTTCATCGTATCGACCGAGCCGTTGGCGCATGCCATGCGTGGCTACAACGACGATATCCGCGTGGTGCCGAACCGCATCGACGGCGATCGCTGGCGCAGCCTCAAGGTGCCGCGTGCTCAAGGCAAGAAGCCACGAGTCGGTTGGGCAGGGAGCGTCAGCCACTCCGGCGACCTGGAGCTGATCGTCGATGTCGTCAAGGAGCTGGCTGACGAGGTGGATTGGGTGTTCCTCGGCATGTGCCCGGAGTTCCTGCGGCCATATGTTTGCGAGTTCCTGCCGGGGGTGCCGGTCGACCAGTATCCCGCCAAGCTGGCAAGCCTCGGCCTGGACCTGGCTCTGGCGCCGCTCGAGCTGAACGCGTTCAACGAGTCGAAATCCAACCTCAAGTTGCTGGAATACGGTGTGCTGGGCTACCCGGTGATTTGTACCGACATCGTTCCGTATCAGTGCGATCTTCCCGTGACGCGCGTCAAGAACCGCTTCCGCGATTGGGTCGGTGCGATCCGGGAACACCTGGCTGACCGCAACGCACTGGCCCAACGCGGTATGGTGTTGAAACAGGCGGTGGAGCACAGCTGGCTGCTGGAGGACCATTGCGCCGATTGGCTCAAGGCCTGGCTTCCCTGA
- a CDS encoding flagellin, producing MMQVINTNVASLNAQRNLTSSSSSLSTSLQRLSSGLRINSAKDDAAGLAISERFTAQIRGMDQARRNANDGVSLSQTAEGALSKMGDILQRVRELAVQSANATNSASDRLAINAEVGQLTSELDRFSQTTEFNGLKLLDGSQASSVFQVGANANQTITATTANFRTTAYGSNQVGSTTASSSGVYLAGASGPVSGAAVTTSGNVLIQGGAASGQISVANTDSAKDIADKINQQTQTGVRASARTETTLAFGATGSYTLNTFGNNASGQTVTFNVTNTSTAGGLADAVTQFNNQSSKTGVTAALNSTGTGVVLTSDAGDNITLAVASGGNAGAVSGGGAVLATGASGAMTVAGQVLLDSDKSYTVSTSGAALGASVFGAAVAAGSQVTSTLKSVSTLDVSNVSNATQALRIVDSALAVVNGQRANFGALQSRFESAIGNLQISSENLSAARSRIRDADFASETANLSRNQILQQAGTAMLAQANQLPQQVLQLLR from the coding sequence ATCATGCAAGTAATCAATACCAACGTTGCGTCTCTCAACGCGCAGCGGAACCTGACCTCTTCTAGCTCGAGTCTGAGCACGTCTTTGCAACGGTTGTCGTCCGGTCTGCGCATTAACTCCGCAAAAGACGACGCCGCAGGCCTGGCGATTTCCGAGCGTTTCACCGCACAGATCCGCGGCATGGATCAAGCGCGCCGCAACGCAAACGACGGTGTTTCCCTCTCGCAGACGGCCGAAGGCGCGCTGTCCAAGATGGGCGACATCCTGCAGCGCGTACGCGAACTGGCCGTTCAGTCCGCCAACGCCACCAACTCCGCATCCGACCGCCTGGCGATCAATGCGGAAGTCGGCCAGCTGACTTCTGAACTGGACCGCTTCTCGCAGACCACCGAATTCAACGGCCTGAAGCTGCTCGACGGCTCGCAAGCTTCGTCGGTGTTCCAGGTCGGTGCCAACGCCAACCAGACCATCACCGCCACCACAGCTAACTTCCGCACCACGGCTTACGGCTCGAACCAAGTCGGCTCGACCACTGCGTCGTCGTCGGGTGTTTACCTGGCTGGCGCATCCGGCCCGGTCAGCGGTGCAGCCGTGACCACGTCGGGTAACGTGTTGATCCAGGGTGGCGCCGCCAGCGGCCAGATTTCGGTAGCGAATACCGATTCGGCCAAGGATATCGCCGACAAGATCAACCAGCAGACCCAGACCGGTGTTCGTGCTTCGGCCCGCACCGAAACCACGCTGGCCTTCGGCGCGACCGGTAGTTACACGCTGAACACCTTCGGCAACAATGCCAGCGGCCAGACTGTTACCTTCAACGTTACCAACACCAGTACTGCTGGTGGCTTGGCCGATGCCGTGACACAGTTCAACAACCAGTCGTCCAAGACCGGTGTGACTGCAGCGCTGAACAGCACGGGTACGGGTGTGGTGCTGACTTCCGATGCGGGCGACAACATCACGCTGGCCGTCGCATCGGGCGGTAACGCGGGCGCCGTATCGGGTGGGGGTGCCGTACTGGCAACCGGCGCATCGGGTGCGATGACCGTCGCAGGCCAAGTACTGCTCGATTCCGACAAGTCCTACACCGTATCGACGTCGGGTGCGGCGCTGGGTGCCTCGGTCTTCGGTGCGGCAGTCGCTGCGGGCAGCCAGGTAACATCTACACTGAAGTCTGTGTCTACACTGGATGTAAGTAACGTCTCGAATGCAACGCAAGCCCTGCGTATCGTGGATAGCGCCCTGGCAGTGGTCAACGGACAGCGCGCAAACTTCGGTGCACTGCAAAGCCGCTTTGAATCGGCGATCGGTAACCTGCAGATTTCGTCTGAAAACCTGAGCGCAGCCCGCTCGCGGATTCGCGATGCAGACTTCGCATCGGAAACGGCAAACCTGAGCCGTAACCAGATTCTGCAACAGGCCGGTACCGCGATGTTGGCTCAAGCGAACCAACTGCCGCAACAGGTACTCCAACTGCTGAGGTAA
- the fliD gene encoding flagellar filament capping protein FliD: MAISSPGIGSNLDVNSIVSQLMAIEQQPLADLAKKEASFQSQISAYGSVKGALSSLQTAVQGLTDASKFQATKSASSSATDSVTATAGSSASNGSYSIEVSKLAQAQKLATAGQASSTAVIGTGTLIFDFGTISGGTFDSTTGKYTGSSFTSSGSGIKSVTINSSNNTLEGIRDAINKAGIGVSATIVNDGSNTPYRLALSVGNSGASNSMKISVSGDAGLTSLLSQDPAGSQALQETVTAQNSELKVDGIAISKPSTVITDAISGVTLNLLKTNVGTPTKVSVTTTTGSLANAVSTFVKAFNDTKKTLDDVTFFDKTGAKTGPLVGDSTIRSIQYQMRQVFSATVPGVNASYNSLAKVGVAFQKDGTLQVDSTKLQKAMDASYNDVLELFSTAGSTTDSLVSYTGSTTATTAGNYALTLTGLATQGTLTGGAVTSGLQVNAGVNDTLSVSLNGKTTTVTLTPRAYVSAADLASEIQTKINGSSDLSGNTVTIKGTGDASSFTLTGTSDLYGSTSAFSVSGTAAALFGASPVATTGTDVAGTIGGNSAAGSGQKLTSSTGASSGLAVTVTGGAATGDRGTISFSRGFASQLDTLLTNVLATKGTLAARTDGLNASIKDIGSQRDDVNRRLADTEKRYRDQFTALDVMLGSLSQTSAYLTKQLAALG; this comes from the coding sequence ATGGCCATTTCGTCGCCAGGCATTGGGTCGAATCTGGACGTCAACAGTATCGTCAGCCAACTGATGGCAATCGAACAGCAGCCGCTGGCCGATCTTGCCAAGAAAGAGGCGAGCTTTCAGTCGCAGATTTCTGCGTATGGCTCGGTGAAGGGCGCCTTGAGCAGCCTGCAGACCGCAGTCCAGGGTTTGACGGATGCCTCAAAATTCCAGGCGACCAAGTCGGCTTCGTCGTCAGCTACCGATTCGGTCACCGCGACGGCCGGCTCATCGGCCAGCAATGGCTCCTATTCGATTGAAGTCAGCAAGCTGGCGCAGGCTCAGAAACTGGCTACCGCGGGCCAGGCATCGTCCACCGCGGTCATTGGTACCGGCACGCTGATTTTCGATTTCGGCACGATTTCGGGCGGCACGTTCGACAGCACCACCGGCAAGTACACGGGTTCTTCTTTCACGAGTAGCGGCAGCGGCATCAAGTCGGTCACCATCAACTCGTCGAACAACACGCTTGAAGGTATTCGCGACGCAATCAACAAGGCCGGCATCGGTGTCAGCGCCACGATCGTCAACGACGGCAGCAATACGCCGTACCGCCTGGCGCTATCGGTAGGCAACTCGGGTGCCAGCAACAGCATGAAGATCAGCGTGTCGGGCGATGCCGGGCTGACCAGCCTGCTGTCGCAGGATCCGGCCGGCTCGCAAGCGCTGCAGGAGACCGTCACTGCGCAGAACAGCGAGCTCAAGGTCGATGGGATTGCGATTTCGAAACCATCGACAGTGATTACCGACGCCATCTCGGGCGTCACGCTGAACCTGCTGAAAACTAATGTCGGCACGCCCACCAAGGTGAGTGTGACGACGACGACCGGATCGCTGGCCAATGCGGTAAGCACGTTTGTCAAAGCCTTCAACGACACGAAAAAGACCCTCGACGACGTCACGTTTTTCGATAAGACCGGCGCCAAGACGGGCCCACTGGTTGGCGATAGCACGATTCGCAGCATCCAGTACCAGATGCGTCAGGTGTTTTCCGCCACCGTCCCGGGGGTGAACGCCTCGTATAACTCGCTGGCCAAGGTAGGCGTCGCTTTCCAGAAGGATGGCACGCTGCAGGTCGATTCGACCAAGCTGCAGAAGGCCATGGATGCCAGCTACAACGATGTGCTCGAGCTTTTCTCGACGGCCGGCAGCACGACGGACAGCCTGGTTTCGTATACCGGCTCGACCACCGCGACTACCGCCGGGAATTACGCTCTCACGCTGACTGGCCTGGCAACGCAAGGAACACTGACAGGCGGGGCCGTGACCTCGGGCCTGCAGGTCAATGCCGGCGTCAACGATACGCTGAGCGTGTCGCTCAATGGCAAGACGACAACCGTCACGCTGACGCCACGGGCCTATGTCAGCGCCGCGGACCTGGCATCTGAAATTCAGACCAAGATCAACGGCAGCTCAGACTTGAGCGGAAACACCGTGACCATCAAGGGCACGGGGGACGCCAGCAGCTTTACGTTGACCGGCACGTCGGACCTATACGGCTCGACCTCCGCATTTTCTGTCTCGGGGACGGCCGCCGCCCTGTTCGGCGCCAGCCCGGTGGCAACCACGGGCACCGATGTCGCTGGTACAATAGGCGGGAACTCTGCGGCGGGCAGCGGTCAGAAGCTGACATCCTCGACCGGCGCATCCTCCGGCCTGGCCGTCACCGTAACCGGCGGCGCGGCAACCGGCGATAGAGGGACGATCAGCTTTTCCCGTGGATTCGCATCCCAGCTCGATACCCTGTTGACCAATGTGCTGGCAACCAAAGGCACGCTTGCAGCGCGTACCGATGGCTTGAATGCGAGTATCAAGGATATCGGCTCTCAGCGCGATGACGTCAACCGACGGCTCGCCGACACGGAAAAACGCTATCGCGACCAATTCACCGCGCTGGACGTGATGCTCGGCAGCCTGAGCCAGACCAGTGCCTACCTGACCAAACAACTCGCAGCTCTGGGTTGA
- a CDS encoding flagellar protein FlaG, translated as MSVQGLTLSTQVGTLPYDTTANAGGARVQQSAETSSTGGVAKAVEASAADKRGVNSDELKKATENINKVVNLYASELKFTVDDSTGIDVVKVINTDTKEVIRQIPSEEMIKIAESIDRLKGLLVRQQA; from the coding sequence ATGAGCGTACAAGGACTGACTCTTTCGACACAGGTCGGGACGCTACCGTACGACACCACCGCAAATGCTGGCGGTGCCCGCGTGCAGCAGAGCGCGGAAACCAGCAGCACCGGCGGCGTGGCGAAGGCTGTTGAAGCGAGCGCGGCCGACAAGCGTGGTGTCAACAGCGATGAGCTCAAGAAGGCGACGGAAAATATCAACAAGGTGGTGAATCTTTACGCCAGTGAATTGAAATTCACGGTCGATGATTCCACCGGGATTGATGTCGTCAAAGTCATCAACACGGATACCAAGGAAGTGATTCGTCAGATACCTTCCGAGGAAATGATCAAGATCGCCGAAAGCATCGACCGACTCAAGGGGCTGCTCGTAAGACAGCAGGCTTGA
- a CDS encoding PIG-L deacetylase family protein, whose amino-acid sequence MPDSILVLAAHPDDEVLGCGGTIARHVAAGDQVHVAILAQGLYSRGEPTAEQVSGLHAAAERANGLLGVSSLSLFDYPDNSMDTVARLAVTQTIEQLVTEHRPRTVYSHWIGDVNIDHRRIHEAVVAACRPQPGHPVESLLFFEVASSTEWQPPGSAPAFQPNWFVDIAATLDTKLAALAAYQAELRDWPHPRSLRGVEHLARWRGSTIGCEAAEAFVLGRHLRPGV is encoded by the coding sequence ATGCCTGATTCCATCCTGGTCCTGGCCGCCCATCCCGACGACGAAGTGCTCGGCTGCGGCGGCACGATCGCGCGCCATGTCGCCGCCGGCGATCAGGTTCATGTCGCGATTCTGGCGCAGGGGCTATATAGCCGCGGCGAGCCGACCGCAGAGCAGGTCTCCGGGCTGCACGCGGCGGCCGAGCGCGCCAACGGCTTGCTCGGGGTGAGCAGCCTGAGTCTGTTCGACTACCCCGACAACAGCATGGATACCGTCGCCCGGCTGGCCGTTACCCAGACCATCGAGCAACTGGTCACCGAGCATCGCCCGCGCACGGTTTACAGCCACTGGATCGGTGACGTGAATATCGACCATCGGCGCATCCACGAGGCCGTGGTGGCGGCATGCCGGCCGCAGCCCGGCCACCCGGTAGAGAGCCTGCTGTTCTTCGAGGTTGCATCGTCGACCGAATGGCAGCCTCCCGGCTCGGCGCCGGCCTTCCAGCCCAACTGGTTCGTCGATATTGCCGCCACGCTGGACACCAAGCTGGCCGCGCTGGCCGCCTACCAGGCAGAGTTACGCGACTGGCCCCATCCCCGGTCCTTGCGCGGCGTCGAGCATCTGGCCCGCTGGCGCGGGTCCACCATCGGCTGCGAGGCGGCCGAAGCATTCGTCCTCGGCCGCCACCTGCGGCCCGGTGTCTGA
- a CDS encoding class I SAM-dependent methyltransferase gives MMENKQLIDWKTDAWKNRDMVAWYAKRMEENTGSNRLKNRIETELCERFLTGTELLDVGIGTGRASLPLARKGFKLTGTDSSQAMLDECRRQAGALPVTLVPGDVKALPFPDARFDSLVSLNVMTHFPHVEEVLREWKRVIRPGGRLVFDIYALDHLSFSRGGAVSVDDLIALGADRFNMHLSLERLVSAADEVGLTVVATAPYGALFSGEYRHSAFHKPLQETHWWLRQLSWLAQDDALLEMALFLDREWFGRLTSIVTGRYMVALENRADPAANAAWLAGERALVGRLLGQPVRLEELGDRLALPPAAWREAFDQHLDRLRNRTVAYFLLSTCFGRPDAVDWQDLAPRNGPSLARWAAAEGVDRRVQHFVRDWHRQPAMAPLAQAFGLDLASGLEYELQRQLLARTLGAFNGKAE, from the coding sequence ATGATGGAAAACAAACAGCTGATCGACTGGAAGACCGATGCGTGGAAAAACCGCGACATGGTGGCCTGGTACGCCAAGCGCATGGAAGAGAACACCGGCAGCAACCGCCTGAAGAACCGGATCGAGACGGAATTGTGCGAACGCTTTCTGACTGGCACCGAGCTGCTCGACGTCGGTATCGGCACCGGCCGTGCGTCGTTGCCGCTGGCGCGCAAGGGATTCAAGCTCACCGGCACCGACAGCTCGCAGGCCATGCTCGACGAGTGCCGCCGCCAGGCTGGCGCGCTGCCCGTCACGCTGGTACCCGGTGACGTGAAGGCCCTGCCTTTTCCCGATGCCCGTTTCGACAGCCTGGTATCGCTCAATGTAATGACGCACTTTCCCCACGTCGAGGAGGTGCTCAGGGAGTGGAAGCGTGTCATCCGCCCCGGTGGCCGGCTGGTGTTCGACATCTATGCGCTTGATCACCTGAGCTTCTCACGCGGCGGAGCCGTGTCGGTCGATGACCTGATCGCGCTTGGCGCAGATCGGTTCAATATGCATCTGAGCCTGGAGCGCCTGGTCAGCGCCGCCGATGAGGTCGGCTTGACGGTGGTTGCTACGGCACCCTATGGTGCCTTGTTCAGCGGTGAATATCGCCACAGCGCTTTTCACAAGCCCTTGCAGGAAACACACTGGTGGCTGCGCCAGCTTTCCTGGCTGGCGCAGGACGATGCACTGCTGGAGATGGCCTTGTTCCTCGACCGGGAATGGTTCGGCAGGCTGACCAGCATCGTCACCGGCCGCTATATGGTGGCGCTGGAGAACCGTGCCGACCCCGCTGCCAACGCCGCCTGGCTGGCCGGTGAGCGCGCCCTGGTCGGCCGCCTGCTGGGACAACCGGTCCGTCTCGAAGAGTTGGGCGACCGGCTGGCGTTGCCCCCGGCTGCGTGGCGCGAGGCGTTCGACCAGCATCTTGATCGCCTGCGTAATCGCACCGTCGCTTATTTCCTGCTGTCGACCTGCTTCGGCAGGCCGGATGCGGTGGATTGGCAAGACCTGGCGCCGCGCAACGGCCCGTCGCTGGCGCGCTGGGCAGCGGCCGAAGGTGTCGATCGGCGGGTGCAGCACTTTGTGCGCGATTGGCACCGCCAGCCGGCCATGGCGCCGCTGGCCCAGGCCTTTGGCCTGGACCTCGCTTCCGGACTTGAATACGAACTGCAACGCCAGCTCCTGGCCCGTACCCTTGGCGCGTTTAACGGAAAAGCCGAATGA